The Pyxidicoccus trucidator genome segment CGCAGCTTGCGTGCGACCCCGCACCGCATCGGCTGCCGCCTCCGGCCGAGGAGCGCTGAGCGTCACCCTTCACGGGTGCGCGGGGTGCGCGGACTCCTGAGGCGCCGCCAGCATTGGCCGCAGCGTCGCCTCGAGGTAGTCGCGCACCTTCATGGGGTGGATGCGGGGGAACTCCGCGTTGGCCGGCTGCAGCAGCCTCCCCTTCCCCGTCAGCTGCATGAGGAAGTGGGGCTGCACGACGCTGTCGCGTGACGCGCGCGAGGCGCCCTCGGCCCGCGCGAGGTAGCGGCGCAGCTCCTCGACGGAGCCCCGGTGGAAGCGCTGGAGCTGACGGCCCGTGAGCGTCTCGTAGAGGCGTGCGACTTCGTTCACCGACACCACGTCACCCACCAGCTCCAGCCTCCGGTTCTCCGCGCGGCGGTCCACCACCAGCTCCGCCACCCAGCGGGCCACGTCGCCCATGGCGGTGACGTCGAAGGGCTCGTCGCCCGTGCCCCAGTACGCCACCTGGCCGCGCTCGAAATCGAACACGTGCGCCACCGGCGACAGCGCGACTTCCATGAAGCCGCCACACAGGATGAACGTGTACCGCACCCCGCTCCGCTCCACGGCCTCCGCCACGCGGCGGTGCAGGTCCAGCAGCGAGTCCTCGCCGTCCGCGAGCTGGAAGAAGTCCGGCGAGTAGTTCGAGGGGATGAAGCGCATGACTCCGTGCCGCCGGGCCGCCTCCAGCAGCCGCAGCTGCCCGTCCAGCAGCACTTCCGGGCCTCCGCGCACCGCGGAGACGACGGCGTCCACGCCCTCCACCGCCGAGTCGAGCGAGCGGACATCCTCCAGCGAGCCCTCGACGAGCGTCACCCCCTGGTCCGCGAGCCCGACCAGCGACTCGCGCCGCCGGCCCGGGCGCACCAGCACATGAAGGTGGATGCCCGGCCTGGAGAGCAGCGCCGCGGCGAGCCTCCGGCCGAACCTGCCCGT includes the following:
- a CDS encoding aromatic alcohol reductase — translated: MDTEATHVLLVGGTGRFGRRLAAALLSRPGIHLHVLVRPGRRRESLVGLADQGVTLVEGSLEDVRSLDSAVEGVDAVVSAVRGGPEVLLDGQLRLLEAARRHGVMRFIPSNYSPDFFQLADGEDSLLDLHRRVAEAVERSGVRYTFILCGGFMEVALSPVAHVFDFERGQVAYWGTGDEPFDVTAMGDVARWVAELVVDRRAENRRLELVGDVVSVNEVARLYETLTGRQLQRFHRGSVEELRRYLARAEGASRASRDSVVQPHFLMQLTGKGRLLQPANAEFPRIHPMKVRDYLEATLRPMLAAPQESAHPAHP